One window of Papaver somniferum cultivar HN1 chromosome 9, ASM357369v1, whole genome shotgun sequence genomic DNA carries:
- the LOC113311759 gene encoding B3 domain-containing transcription factor VRN1-like, whose translation MHFYEICHTSVIRDKRLELPKEFTVKYGKKLSDNAIIKVPHGIWHIGLRKDEGVISFENGWPEFMEFYSICVGHVMFFRYDGNSEFQLHIFGKDATEIDYPCHNNDNANHKDEMTSTHSDDDEVEVVSIHSGSTQSNYEPSMTSESSLNQNAKPAGHKFPQESRKQRTVVPTRLFHSKAFQATLKAADEFRSENPFYKLTMQASYIKANVRVPNDFADSYLRNKTQTKITLGIPDGRTWEVEYVLRTPTERRLSRGWYRFVADNHLKEGDVCVFELVDREKIQMNVHIFRLQKRFVTPEMKNYAAGFQATLEAAKGFTSENPFFKVVMHTAYINGGMVTVPAVFATSHLTNIKQMMITLRVSDGRTWEVVYVSQTPTNGRISQGWAEFVADNDLKEGDVCVFELVDRRKNFEMNVYIFRLKYSID comes from the exons ATGCATTTTTATGAGATATGCCACACTTCCGTCATCAGAGACAAACGACTG GAACTTCCAAAAGAATTTACCGTCAAGTACGGGAAGAAGTTGTCTGACAACGCAATTATTAAGGTTCCCCATGGTATCTGGCATATAGGATTGAGGAAGGATGAAGGCGTAATATCTTTTGAGAATGGGTGGCCAGAATTTATGGAGTTTTACTCGATTTGTGTTGGACATGTTATGTTTTTCAGATATGATGGGAATTCAGAATTTCAACTTCATATATTTGGCAAGGATGCAACTGAGATAGATTATCCATGTCATAATAACGACAATGCCAATCACAAAGATGAAATGACATCAACTCATTcggatgatgatgaagttgaagTAGTTTCAATACATTCTGGCAGTACCCAAAGCAATTATGAACCTTCCATGACAAGTGAATCCTCTCTTAATCAGAATGCCAAACCTG CCGGACACAAATTTCCCCAAGAATCACGAAAACAAAGAACGGTTGTTCCTACAAGATTATTTCATTCCAAGGCATTCCAAGCAACACTTAAAGCAGCCGATGAATTTAGGTCTGAGAATCCATTCTACAAGCTCACTATGCAAGCCTCGTATATAAAAGCAAACGTA AGGGTACCTAATGATTTTGCAGACTCATATTTGAGAAACAAAACACAGACAAAGATCACTCTTGGAATTCCGGATGGGAGAACCTGGGAGGTTGAATATGTTTTACGAACACCAACTGAAAGAAGGCTATCTCGGGGCTGGTATAGATTCGTTGCAGATAATCATTTGAAGGAAGGCGATGTCTGTGTCTTTGAACTGGTCGATAGGGAAAAAATCCAGATGAATGTTCACATTTTCCGACTACAAAAAAGATTCGTTACACCCGAAATGAAAAATTATGCTGCGGGATTCCAGGCAACGCTTGAAGCAGCCAAAGGATTTACGTCTGAGAATCCGTTCTTCAAGGTCGTTATGCACACCGCATATATAAATGGAGGAATGGTG ACGGTACCTGCTGTTTTTGCAACCTCACATTTGACGAACATAAAACAGATGATGATCACTCTTAGGGTGTCAGATGGAAGAACTTGGGAGGTCGTATATGTTTCTCAAACACCAACTAATGGAAGGATATCACAGGGCTGGGCTGAATTTGTTGCAGATAATGATTTGAAAGAAGGCGACGTATGTGTCTTTGAACTAGTTGATCGTAGGAAAAACTTCGAGATGAATGTTTACATTTTCCGACTAAAATATAGTATAGACTAG
- the LOC113311758 gene encoding B3 domain-containing transcription factor VRN1-like encodes MQQHVSLHFHNNMKKLNEMPHTCISWFAALFLFYLTLEISHSSILTRLPKEFTVKYEKELSDHAIIKVPNGIWHIGLRNAEGVILFENGWPEFMEFYSICVGRVILFRYDGNSELQVHIFGIDASEIDYPSHTNNTNHEIEMTSTHTDEDEVKVASTHSGSTQSNDEPSMSSESFLNQKEYPGGHVLPKKPRKQKRVIPKRFHTKEFKATLEAAEAFHSENPSFKIMLQASHIKKGCMRVPVTFANSYFGNITRITTTLSISDGRIWEVGYLSRTITEKTEKTLSKGWPKFVADDHLMEGDACVFELVDRKNIKMNVHIFRQHKTFSKLTPKIRHYTAKFQATLEAAEEFTSEKIMHYTAKFQATLEAAEEFTSENPFFKIVMQASYIEGQWARVPADFVISYFTNITQMVITFRVLDGRTWEVGYVFKAPTGRWLSQGWRKFAVDNDLKEGDVCVFELVDRNKIEIIVRIFRQQEPFSKKITPKSSYYTVEFRATLKAAEEFRSQNPFFKIVMRAGHIKGGMTVPADFATSHLTNIPRIVITLRVSDGKTWDVRYVSRPPKVRGRISPGWRKFVADNDLREGDVCVFELVDFREKIKMNVHIFRPVQGMV; translated from the exons ATGCAGCAACATGTGTCACTTCACTTCCACAACAACATGAAGAAACTAAATGAGATGCCACATACTTGCATTTCCTGGTTTGCTGCTTTGTTCCTTTTCTACTTGACTCTGGAGATCAGCCATAGCAGCATTCTAACA CGACTCCCAAAAGAATTTACCGTCAAGTACGAGAAGGAATTGTCTGACCATGCAATTATTAAGGTTCCCAATGGTATCTGGCATATAGGATTGAGGAATGCAGAAGGTGTAATATTGTTTGAAAATGGTTGGCCAGAATTTATGGAGTTTTACTCCATTTGTGTTGGACGTGTTATACTTTTCAGATATGATGGGAATTCAGAATTGCAAGTTCATATATTTGGCATTGATGCTAGTGAGATAGATTACCCATCTCATACCAACAACACCAATCATGAAATTGAAATGACATCAACTCATACGGATGAAGACGAAGTTAAAGTAGCTTCCACACATTCCGGCAGTACCCAAAGCAACGATGAACCTTCCATGTCAAGTGAATCCTTTCTTAACCAGAAAGAATATCCTG GCGGACATGTACTTCCCAAGAAACCACGAAAACAAAAAAGGGTTATTCCTAAAAGGTTTCATACAAAGGAATTCAAGGCAACACTTGAAGCAGCTGAAGCATTTCACTCTGAGAATCCATCCTTTAAGATCATGTTGCAAGCCTCACATATAAAAAAAGGATGCATG AGGGTGCCTGTTACTTTTGCAAACTCATATTTTGGAAACATAACACGGATAACGACCACTCTTAGTATTTCAGATGGGAGAATCTGGGAAGTCGGATATCTTTCTCGAACAATAACTGAAAAAACTGAAAAAACGCTATCCAAGGGCTGGCCCAAATTCGTTGCAGATGATCATTTGATGGAAGGCGATGCTTGTGTCTTTGAACTAGTAGATAGGAAAAACATCAAGATGAATGTTCACATTTTCCGACAACACAAAACATTCAGTAAGCTTACTCCTAAAATAAGACACTATACTGCAAAATTCCAGGCAACACTTGAAGCAGCCGAGGAGTTCACATCTGAGAAAATAATGCATTATACTGCAAAATTCCAGGCGACGCTTGAAGCAGCCGAAGAGTTTACGTCCGAGAATCCGTTCTTCAAGATCGTTATGCAAGCCTCGTATATAGAAGGACAATGGGCG AGGGTACCTGCGGACTTTGTAATCTCATATTTCACAAACATAACACAGATGGTGATcacttttagggttttagatgggAGAACTTGGGAAGTCGGATATGTTTTTAAAGCACCAACTGGCAGATGGCTATCTCAAGGCTGGCGCAAATTTGCTGTAGATAATGATTTGAAGGAAGGTGATGTCTGTGTCTTTGAACTAGTTGATAGGAATAAAATTGAGATCATTGTCCGTATTTTCAGACAGCAAGAACCATTTTCCAAGAAGATTACTCCTAAATCAAGTTATTATACTGTGGAATTCCGGGCAACGCTCAAAGCAGCCGAAGAGTTTAGGTCTCAGAATCCGTTCTTCAAGATTGTTATGCGAGCCGGACATATAAAAGGAGGAATG ACGGTGCCTGCGGATTTTGCAACCTCTCATTTGACAAACATACCGCGGATTGTAATTACTCTTAGAGTTTCTGATGGGAAAACCTGGGATGTCAGATACGTTTCGCGACCACCAAAGGTTAGAGGAAGGATATCTCCGGGCTGGCGTAAATTTGTTGCCGATAATGATTTGAGGGAAGGCGATGTCTGTGTCTTTGAACTAGTTGATTTTCGGGAAAAAATCAAGATGAATGTTCACATTTTCCGACCCGTACAAGGTATGGTATAG